CTCGCCTTGCACCCCCGCGCGCCGGGGACCCGACCTGGGGGGGACGCACtcgaggcggggcggggcggggcggggcgcgcgaGGCCACGCCCGTGGAGGCGGCGCCCCGGAGCCCCCCGCCAGCCCCCAGGCCGTGGGTCCTGCCGCGGCCCGGCCCTCCCGAGTTCCGCGCGGCGGGGCCATGGCGGCCGCGCAGCCCAAGCCCACCGCGGGGACGGCCCGGCGCCTGGCCCGGGGCTGCTGGTCCGCGTTCTGGGACTACGAGACGCCCAAGGTGATCGTGGTGAAGAACCGGCGCCTCGGCGTCGTGTACCGCGCCGTGCAGCTGCTCATCCTGCTCTACTTCGTGTGGTGGGCGCGCGGGCCGGGGGTGCCGGGGGCCCCGCCGGAGGGGCGCGGGAGGGGCGCGCACGGTGcccgcggggagggggcggctcTGGGCTGGGGCCGAAAAGAATCTAGCGGCCGCCGGGGCTCAGGGGGCCGAGAACGCGGGGTCGCCCAGAGCCGCCCGGGCCGCCGAGAGGCGGTGACGCAGCCCCGGCCCCGCCGAGCCGTCCCGGGGTCTCCCCAGAGCCGGCGCTGCCCGCCCCACAGGTACGTGTTCATCGTGCAGAAGGGCTACCAGGACAGCGAGACGGGCCCCGAAAGCTCCGTCATCACCAAGGTGAAGGGCATCACCTCGTCCGAGCACAAAGTGTGGGACGTGGAGGAGTACGTGAAGCCCCCCGAGGTGCGCCCACGCCCCGCTCTCCCAGGGTGGGACGGAGGGGGGCCGAGCTGTCCCCGCCGGCCGACCGTCCCCTCTTTCTGGGCCCAGGGGGGCAGCGTGTTCAGCATCATCACCAGGATCGAGGTCACCCGCTTGCAGACGCTCGGAACCTGCCCGGAGGTGAGGCGGGTccgaggcagagctgggctggagggagggtcCTGCCTGGTGGGCTGCGCGGCCCGAGCTGTGCTTGGAGCAAAGTGTGGGCCCTGACCGAGCTCTCTCCTCCCTAGAGTATGAGAGTCAACAACGCCACCTGCGACTCGGATGAAGACTGCGTGGCTGGACAGCTGGACATGCTAGGAAATGGTCAGTGTATGCCagcggcggggggtggggggccgaGCGAGCCCGGGGGTGCCTCACACCTGAGCGGTGTCCACTGCAGGCGTGCGGACTGGGCGCTGCGTCCCCTACTACCACGGGGCCTCCCAGACCTGTGAGGTGTCCGCCTGGTGCCCGGTGGAAGATGGGGCCTCTGTCAGGTGTGCGCGCCCAGTGCCCCCGACCCCACCTGGGACCCAGCTTCCACCCCAGCGCGAGTCTGCCTTGTTCCTTTCTGCTTATTGACCACAGCCGGCCGGGGctgctgggagtgggggtggagtggggatggGAGCAGTGCAGGGCGAGGGGAGACTAAACACCCGGTCTGTGCCTCCTCAGCCAATTCCTCGGTAAGATGGCCCCAAATTTCACCATCCTCATCAAGAACAGCATCCACTACCCCAAATTCCAGTTCTCTAAGTAAGAGCCAGCAGGAGGTGGTGATGGGTCAGGCTGGGAATGGGAGCTCCTCCTGGGAATGCACTGTTGAGAGGGGATGCagcttctgccccctccccacctgatGCTGCTGGGCCCTATCCTTAGGGGCAACATTGAGAACCGGAAGGATGGCTACCTGAAACGCTGCACATTCCATGAGGTCTCGGATCTCTACTGCCCCATTTTCAAGCTGGGCTTCATAGTGGAGCAGGCAGGGGAAAACTTCACGGAGCTGGCACACACGGTGAGGGGGcggtgagggagagggagggagagctctCCTTCCAGTCCTGGCTCCTACCTTCACACCCTACTTGCACAGCCGAGTCCCTTTGCAGTCTTGGCCAGCCCTGGACCTGCTTgggcacaggaagagaaacatgACCGGCCAACCCATGTGGGTGTGCATGGCTCCTACTAAATTATTGACTCCTGGTCACATGGCTGGCCACTAGCATCCCCTTATACTTTGGAAGGGGGACATTCACCAAGTCCCGCTGGCTCTCGGCCCTGAGCTGCCCCGGGTATCCTAACCACACCCCACGCACAGCCTCAGGGTGGCCCCCAAGGCTATTAAGGGTCTTCTGTGTGCCCTCCCTGACCAGTCTGTGTCCACTTCTGGGCAGGGTGGCGTCATTGGGGTCATTATCAACTGGGACTGTGACCTGGACCTTTCGCCACTGAAGTGCAACCCCAAGTACTCCTTTCGGAGGCTCGACCCCAAGCATATCCCAGCCTCATCTGGCTACAACTTCAGGTACCTTGGCCTTGGGACGCCTGAGTCCTTGTCTGCCGGGGTTGTGGCagctccaggagctcacagggcAGAAGGCCAAAGGCAAAGATGCCAGCCGTCAGTGGAGTCTTGGAGCTGCCCCCCTTGGGCGACGGGTGGCCATACTCCTCAGGGTCGGGCAGCCAGGGCTCCGGCATCGGGTCATTCCGCCCCAGGTTTGCCAAGTATTACAAGGTAAACGGCAGCACTGCCCGCACACTCATCAAAGCCTATGGGATCCGCATCGACGTCATTGTGCACGGACAGGTAAGCCcgcctgccctgcccacctgggATTCAGCTGGCCAGGACTGAGCTGGCATGgcctccatctccccacccctcccttggGCCCCATTTCTCCCAGACCCAGCCGCCTAAGGCAGCGTCTTCTTCCCAGGCAGGGAAGTTCAGCCTGATTCCCACCATCATTAATCTGGCCACAGCACTGACCTCCATCGGGGTGGTAAGGAATGCTCAATGGGGTTTGGGGGTAGGAGCATGGGAGCCTGCCTGGCCCTTACGCATCGGTCTTGCTGGCCTCAGGGCTCTTTCCTGTGCGACTGGATCTTGCTAACATTCATGAACAAAAACAAGATCTACAGCCATAAGAAATTCGACAAGGTGTGTACACCAAGGCACTCCTCAGGTAGCTGGCCGGTGACCTTGGCCTTTGTTTTGGGccaggcccctcctccaccctgtcCTGGCTCTGCAGAACCAGGCCGGGTGGGCAGACCGCAGGACAAGGGGCCAAGCCAGGCCCTGGCCGCCCTGCCCCCACAGCCTCGCCCCACATTTACCCCCTCCGAGCAGATGGTGGATGCTCCCGAGCAGAGTGCAGGACCAGAGCTTTGTGCCTCCAAGCATTCCCAACAGGACCCTGCACTCATGGACCCTCGAGGTTTGGCCCAGCTCTGAGCCGGACCTCCACCTTCCATCATGCTGCACTGAACACCTGGGCCTGGCAGGCCCCTGAAGTCTGCAGCTCCAAGACACAGCCCCCAGCTCAGACTCACACAGCAGACCTGGGGCCCTGCCTATGCACCCCATGTCTCCAGGAAAC
This genomic stretch from Equus przewalskii isolate Varuska chromosome 7, EquPr2, whole genome shotgun sequence harbors:
- the P2RX2 gene encoding P2X purinoceptor 2 isoform X5; this encodes MAAAQPKPTAGTARRLARGCWSAFWDYETPKVIVVRVHRAEGLPGQRDGPRKLRHHQGEGHHLVRAQSVGRGGVREAPRGVRTGRCVPYYHGASQTCEVSAWCPVEDGASVSQFLGKMAPNFTILIKNSIHYPKFQFSKGNIENRKDGYLKRCTFHEVSDLYCPIFKLGFIVEQAGENFTELAHTGGVIGVIINWDCDLDLSPLKCNPKYSFRRLDPKHIPASSGYNFRFAKYYKVNGSTARTLIKAYGIRIDVIVHGQAGKFSLIPTIINLATALTSIGVGSFLCDWILLTFMNKNKIYSHKKFDKVCTPRHSSGSWPVTLAFVLGQAPPPPCPGSAEPGRVGRPQDKGPSQALAALPPQPRPTFTPSEQMVDAPEQSAGPELCASKHSQQDPALMDPRGLAQL
- the P2RX2 gene encoding P2X purinoceptor 2 isoform X2, which encodes MAAAQPKPTAGTARRLARGCWSAFWDYETPKVIVVKNRRLGVVYRAVQLLILLYFVWYVFIVQKGYQDSETGPESSVITKVKGITSSEHKVWDVEEYVKPPEGGSVFSIITRIEVTRLQTLGTCPESMRVNNATCDSDEDCVAGQLDMLGNGVRTGRCVPYYHGASQTCEVSAWCPVEDGASVSQFLGKMAPNFTILIKNSIHYPKFQFSKGNIENRKDGYLKRCTFHEVSDLYCPIFKLGFIVEQAGENFTELAHTGGVIGVIINWDCDLDLSPLKCNPKYSFRRLDPKHIPASSGYNFRFAKYYKVNGSTARTLIKAYGIRIDVIVHGQAGKFSLIPTIINLATALTSIGVGSFLCDWILLTFMNKNKIYSHKKFDKVCTPRHSSGSWPVTLAFVLGQAPPPPCPGSAEPGRVGRPQDKGPSQALAALPPQPRPTFTPSEQMVDAPEQSAGPELCASKHSQQDPALMDPRGLAQL
- the P2RX2 gene encoding P2X purinoceptor 2 isoform X1, giving the protein MAAAQPKPTAGTARRLARGCWSAFWDYETPKVIVVKNRRLGVVYRAVQLLILLYFVWYVFIVQKGYQDSETGPESSVITKVKGITSSEHKVWDVEEYVKPPEGGSVFSIITRIEVTRLQTLGTCPESMRVNNATCDSDEDCVAGQLDMLGNGVRTGRCVPYYHGASQTCEVSAWCPVEDGASVSQFLGKMAPNFTILIKNSIHYPKFQFSKGNIENRKDGYLKRCTFHEVSDLYCPIFKLGFIVEQAGENFTELAHTGGVIGVIINWDCDLDLSPLKCNPKYSFRRLDPKHIPASSGYNFRFAKYYKVNGSTARTLIKAYGIRIDVIVHGQTQPPKAASSSQAGKFSLIPTIINLATALTSIGVGSFLCDWILLTFMNKNKIYSHKKFDKVCTPRHSSGSWPVTLAFVLGQAPPPPCPGSAEPGRVGRPQDKGPSQALAALPPQPRPTFTPSEQMVDAPEQSAGPELCASKHSQQDPALMDPRGLAQL
- the P2RX2 gene encoding P2X purinoceptor 2 isoform X4, whose protein sequence is MAAAQPKPTAGTARRLARGCWSAFWDYETPKVIVVKNRRLGVVYRAVQLLILLYFVWYVFIVQKGYQDSETGPESSVITKVKGITSSEHKVWDVEEYVKPPEGGSVFSIITRIEVTRLQTLGTCPESMRVNNATCDSDEDCVAGQLDMLGNGVRTGRCVPYYHGASQTCEVSAWCPVEDGASVSQFLGKMAPNFTILIKNSIHYPKFQFSKGNIENRKDGYLKRCTFHEVSDLYCPIFKLGFIVEQAGENFTELAHTGGVIGVIINWDCDLDLSPLKCNPKYSFRRLDPKHIPASSGYNFRFAKYYKVNGSTARTLIKAYGIRIDVIVHGQAGKFSLIPTIINLATALTSIGVGSFLCDWILLTFMNKNKIYSHKKFDKMVDAPEQSAGPELCASKHSQQDPALMDPRGLAQL
- the P2RX2 gene encoding P2X purinoceptor 2 isoform X3, which translates into the protein MAAAQPKPTAGTARRLARGCWSAFWDYETPKVIVVKNRRLGVVYRAVQLLILLYFVWYVFIVQKGYQDSETGPESSVITKVKGITSSEHKVWDVEEYVKPPEGGSVFSIITRIEVTRLQTLGTCPESMRVNNATCDSDEDCVAGQLDMLGNGVRTGRCVPYYHGASQTCEVSAWCPVEDGASVSQFLGKMAPNFTILIKNSIHYPKFQFSKGNIENRKDGYLKRCTFHEVSDLYCPIFKLGFIVEQAGENFTELAHTGGVIGVIINWDCDLDLSPLKCNPKYSFRRLDPKHIPASSGYNFRFAKYYKVNGSTARTLIKAYGIRIDVIVHGQTQPPKAASSSQAGKFSLIPTIINLATALTSIGVGSFLCDWILLTFMNKNKIYSHKKFDKMVDAPEQSAGPELCASKHSQQDPALMDPRGLAQL